One Algibacter sp. L3A6 genomic region harbors:
- a CDS encoding heparan-alpha-glucosaminide N-acetyltransferase domain-containing protein, producing MQTNRIYFIDAVRAFAILMMLQGHFIDNLLARAYRSDTNAIYNIWVYFRGFTAPTFFTISGLVFSYLLLRAHAKGDDKPRIKKGLFRGLLLLVIGYSLRLDIFNWLSGNFDNRFFVVDVLQCIGLALITLAGLHLVFKKYNYLFSFVLFTLGCLCFISEPIYRSIDLPNTPLVLANYITTKNGSVFTILPWIGYSFFGAFLSTVFFRHLHRKHFKLIAIITFFATGFFLIFQSSPMLIRLYLLTDIELLKQSAYYNYLFTRLGDTLILFGIFYSLERFLRQSIITRIGEKTLSIYVIHFIILYGSFTGLGLNSFFRKSLNPTQAVLGAVVFMMVVCFIAFHYAKTNAFIYNLIRKLSGKFKN from the coding sequence TTGCAAACCAACCGAATATATTTTATTGATGCCGTTCGAGCATTTGCCATTTTAATGATGCTCCAAGGGCATTTTATTGATAATTTACTCGCTCGAGCATACAGAAGCGACACCAATGCTATTTATAATATTTGGGTCTATTTCCGTGGCTTTACCGCACCTACATTCTTTACAATTTCCGGGCTTGTTTTTTCGTATTTACTATTACGCGCTCATGCTAAAGGAGACGATAAACCTAGAATTAAAAAAGGATTATTTCGTGGCTTGTTATTACTTGTTATTGGTTATAGTTTACGCTTAGATATTTTTAATTGGCTCTCCGGAAATTTTGATAATCGCTTTTTTGTGGTTGATGTGCTGCAATGTATCGGGCTTGCCTTAATCACTTTAGCCGGGCTACATTTGGTTTTCAAAAAATACAATTACCTCTTTTCGTTCGTGCTTTTTACACTTGGTTGTTTATGCTTTATCTCTGAGCCAATATATCGATCAATAGATTTACCTAATACACCACTCGTTTTAGCCAATTACATTACCACAAAAAATGGCTCGGTATTCACTATTTTACCATGGATAGGTTACTCCTTTTTTGGCGCTTTTTTATCTACGGTATTTTTTAGACATCTACACCGAAAACATTTTAAATTAATAGCGATTATCACTTTTTTCGCTACAGGATTCTTTCTTATATTTCAATCGTCACCAATGCTAATTAGACTATATCTTTTAACAGATATTGAGTTACTAAAACAAAGTGCCTATTATAATTACCTTTTCACTAGGCTTGGAGATACCTTAATTTTATTTGGCATTTTTTACAGTTTAGAACGTTTTTTAAGACAATCTATAATTACTAGAATAGGCGAAAAAACACTATCCATATACGTTATCCATTTTATAATCCTTTACGGAAGTTTTACAGGCTTGGGGTTAAATAGTTTTTTTAGAAAATCTTTAAATCCAACGCAAGCCGTTTTAGGTGCTGTTGTTTTTATGATGGTAGTTTGTTTTATTGCTTTT
- a CDS encoding alanine/glycine:cation symporter family protein, with protein sequence MEQIIKIFSDYAWGLPLVLLLIGGGLYLLVLSRFLPFRYIGHAIQVLRGKYDNPDDPGEISHFKALTTALSSTIGMGNIAGVAAAISLGGPGAMFWMWVSAIVGMSTKFFTSSLAVMFRGKDSNGDLQGGPMYFITEGLGKSWKPLAIMFSVFGLIGALPVVNVNQLTQAVNDILLRPNGIEVGLKSNLILSLILVSLTSVIILGGLKRISNAASKLVPAMVLLYFALVLFVLISNYQVVPKYFMMIFSDAFAANNFKGEPFFGGVVGALILLGIRRGAFSNEAGIGTAPMAHGATKTAEPIREGLVAMLGPAIDTLVVCTLTALAILVTGVWQTTGDNGVTLTASAFSKSMPVYGKYLLMVCVAVFSISSLFSYSYYGSKCLSFLIGADKKHYYNYIYILSIVLAVTTPFRVMLNLIDGVFALMAIPTMLSTIILAPKVLKEAKAYFKRLEA encoded by the coding sequence ATGGAACAAATTATAAAAATATTTTCAGATTACGCTTGGGGTTTGCCTTTGGTTTTATTATTAATTGGCGGCGGTTTGTACTTATTAGTACTCTCAAGATTTTTGCCGTTTAGGTATATTGGCCATGCTATTCAGGTATTAAGGGGTAAGTATGATAACCCGGACGACCCCGGAGAAATATCGCATTTTAAAGCTTTAACAACGGCATTATCCTCTACCATTGGCATGGGGAATATTGCCGGTGTAGCCGCCGCTATTTCACTAGGCGGACCAGGTGCTATGTTTTGGATGTGGGTAAGCGCCATTGTTGGTATGTCTACAAAATTCTTTACATCATCTTTAGCCGTCATGTTTCGTGGTAAAGATAGTAATGGCGATTTACAAGGTGGTCCTATGTATTTTATTACCGAAGGTTTAGGGAAATCTTGGAAACCGTTGGCTATAATGTTTAGTGTGTTTGGTTTAATTGGGGCTTTGCCTGTGGTAAACGTAAACCAATTAACGCAGGCTGTAAACGATATTCTTTTAAGACCTAATGGCATTGAGGTTGGGCTAAAATCAAACCTTATTCTCTCATTAATTTTGGTAAGTTTAACTTCCGTTATTATTCTTGGAGGTTTAAAACGAATTAGTAATGCAGCATCAAAATTGGTTCCAGCTATGGTGCTATTATACTTTGCTTTAGTACTTTTTGTTCTAATTTCGAATTACCAAGTTGTTCCAAAATATTTTATGATGATTTTTAGTGATGCCTTTGCGGCGAATAATTTTAAAGGTGAACCCTTTTTTGGAGGTGTTGTTGGAGCCTTAATTTTATTAGGTATTCGTCGTGGTGCATTTTCTAACGAAGCCGGAATTGGTACGGCTCCCATGGCACATGGTGCTACAAAAACAGCTGAGCCTATTCGCGAAGGTTTAGTGGCTATGTTAGGGCCTGCGATAGACACACTAGTGGTTTGTACACTTACCGCTTTGGCTATTTTAGTTACAGGTGTTTGGCAAACTACTGGAGATAACGGAGTGACTTTAACAGCTTCAGCATTTAGCAAATCTATGCCGGTTTATGGTAAATACTTATTAATGGTTTGTGTGGCTGTGTTTAGTATTTCTTCGTTGTTTTCTTATTCTTATTACGGTTCAAAATGTTTATCTTTTTTAATAGGTGCCGATAAAAAACACTATTACAATTATATCTACATTTTAAGTATTGTTTTGGCGGTAACCACACCTTTTAGAGTTATGCTTAATTTAATTGATGGTGTATTTGCACTTATGGCCATACCAACGATGTTAAGTACTATTATTCTTGCTCCTAAAGTTTTAAAAGAAGCAAAGGCTTATTTTAAGAGATTAGAAGCTTAG